The Moraxella haemolytica genome window below encodes:
- a CDS encoding ABC1 kinase family protein: protein MTKPINQLKTTLMQRRLSIAKTSLNIGANWAKSGVSGLFLSKEAKEIQKHTLLKEQANYLVSELGKLKGSVVKIGQMLALYGEHFLPKEVIDALHTLDANTTPLSWHIIYDALKAELGERVHDFEIERTPIGTASLAQVHKAVHKYSGRTVALKVQYPNVAGAIESDLAIFKQLLKVTNAVPQTKALDDWFLEIKELLQTEVDYHTEAATTKRFANYLSDDARYIVPTIYDNYSTKRLICMSFETGVPLNHKLVNALPQARKDALGGAALDIVMRELFEWGEMQTDPNFGNYLVKIDDDGADKLVLLDFGAVKQFDEHLLHLAKNLMTAGYHQNKDMMMNAMQGYDFFDKLKGKPKEDMAKVFLLACEPFSDAKHLSAQFLDNKGCYLWANSQLYHRVMSCAKDGMTSLEFSLPPKEMMFISRKFIGAYTLLVSLDARTNSQTLITPYLKNNNIT, encoded by the coding sequence ATGACCAAGCCAATCAATCAGCTAAAAACCACACTCATGCAACGCCGCCTATCCATCGCTAAAACTTCTTTGAATATTGGTGCAAACTGGGCAAAAAGCGGTGTTTCAGGGCTGTTCTTGAGTAAAGAAGCCAAAGAAATACAAAAACACACCCTATTAAAAGAACAGGCTAACTATCTGGTTAGCGAGCTTGGCAAGTTAAAAGGCTCGGTGGTTAAAATTGGGCAGATGCTTGCTTTGTACGGCGAACATTTTTTACCCAAAGAAGTCATCGATGCCCTACATACCTTAGATGCCAATACCACCCCGTTGTCATGGCACATCATTTATGATGCCCTAAAAGCAGAACTTGGCGAACGAGTGCATGATTTTGAGATTGAACGCACACCAATTGGCACAGCAAGCCTAGCTCAAGTACACAAAGCCGTACACAAATACAGTGGTCGCACCGTCGCTTTAAAAGTGCAGTATCCTAATGTCGCGGGTGCAATTGAATCCGACCTTGCCATCTTTAAACAGCTACTGAAAGTTACCAATGCCGTCCCACAAACCAAAGCGTTAGATGATTGGTTCTTAGAAATCAAAGAGCTACTACAAACCGAAGTTGATTATCATACTGAAGCTGCCACCACCAAGCGATTTGCCAATTATCTATCCGATGACGCACGCTATATCGTTCCAACCATCTATGATAACTATAGCACCAAACGGCTTATTTGCATGAGTTTTGAGACTGGCGTACCACTCAATCATAAGTTGGTCAATGCACTGCCTCAGGCTCGCAAAGATGCTTTGGGTGGTGCAGCACTTGATATCGTCATGCGTGAGCTGTTTGAATGGGGAGAAATGCAAACCGACCCCAATTTTGGCAACTATTTGGTAAAAATTGATGACGATGGGGCTGATAAACTTGTCTTGCTTGACTTTGGGGCGGTCAAGCAGTTTGATGAGCATTTATTACATCTTGCCAAAAATCTAATGACTGCAGGATACCATCAGAATAAAGATATGATGATGAATGCCATGCAAGGCTATGATTTTTTTGACAAACTAAAAGGCAAACCCAAAGAAGACATGGCAAAGGTTTTCTTGTTAGCGTGCGAACCTTTTTCTGATGCCAAGCACCTCTCAGCTCAGTTTCTAGATAACAAAGGCTGTTATCTATGGGCGAATAGTCAGCTATATCATCGAGTGATGAGTTGTGCCAAAGATGGCATGACCTCACTAGAGTTTAGCCTGCCACCTAAAGAGATGATGTTCATCAGTCGAAAATTTATCGGTGCCTACACCCTACTGGTCTCGTTAGATGCACGCACTAACAGCCAGACACTCATCACCCCATATCTCAAGAATAACAACATCACTTAA
- the ppk2 gene encoding polyphosphate kinase 2, which yields MTSDSKATQQPKTRRTTPKTQTMPSTAAQLEELLTHASPDDLAELGQLLSDYLPATQVVQQVRTDKSKDTQLSDNWREGGYPYKHRLSRKNYESQKYKLQIELLKLQHHVKATGQRLIILFEGRDAAGKGGTIKRFMEHLNPRGARVVALEKPTEQEKGQWYFQRYVQHLPTAGEIVLFDRSWYNRAVVERVMGFCTDHEYQTFMRQVPEFEKHLIESGVQLVKFWFSVSREEQKARFASRENDPLKQWKLSPVDKASLNKWDDYTLAKEAMFFNTDTAESPWIVIKSDCKKRARLNAMRYVLNKLNYENKDAAQIGNIDPLIVGRAGAPYEMDEHTDLSVKLC from the coding sequence ATGACAAGCGATAGCAAAGCCACTCAACAACCCAAAACTCGTCGCACCACCCCAAAAACACAAACCATGCCAAGTACCGCCGCACAGCTAGAAGAGCTACTAACTCACGCATCACCTGATGATTTGGCAGAGCTTGGGCAACTTTTGAGCGACTATCTACCTGCTACACAAGTTGTTCAACAGGTACGCACAGACAAATCCAAAGACACCCAGCTATCAGACAACTGGCGTGAAGGCGGTTACCCTTACAAGCATCGTTTGAGCCGTAAAAACTACGAATCCCAAAAGTACAAACTACAAATTGAACTATTAAAGCTACAACACCATGTCAAAGCCACAGGACAAAGACTGATTATCTTGTTTGAAGGTCGTGATGCAGCAGGTAAAGGTGGTACTATCAAGCGATTCATGGAACATCTAAATCCTCGTGGTGCTCGTGTGGTCGCCCTAGAAAAACCAACCGAGCAAGAAAAAGGACAATGGTACTTCCAGCGTTATGTACAGCACCTACCAACCGCAGGCGAGATTGTATTATTTGACCGTTCTTGGTATAACCGTGCTGTGGTTGAGCGTGTGATGGGTTTTTGTACAGACCATGAATACCAAACTTTCATGCGTCAAGTGCCTGAATTTGAAAAACATTTGATTGAATCTGGCGTTCAGCTTGTGAAATTTTGGTTCTCAGTTTCTCGTGAAGAGCAAAAAGCACGCTTTGCCAGTCGTGAAAATGACCCATTAAAACAATGGAAACTTTCACCTGTGGACAAAGCATCTTTAAACAAGTGGGATGATTATACCCTTGCAAAAGAAGCCATGTTCTTTAATACTGACACTGCAGAGTCGCCTTGGATTGTCATCAAATCTGACTGCAAAAAGCGTGCTCGCCTCAATGCCATGCGTTATGTCCTAAACAAACTAAATTACGAAAATAAAGACGCTGCACAAATTGGCAATATTGACCCACTGATTGTTGGTCGTGCAGGGGCACCTTATGAGATGGATGAGCATACCGACCTTTCGGTAAAGCTCTGCTAG
- a CDS encoding 2Fe-2S iron-sulfur cluster-binding protein has protein sequence MGWVFTDEMRFYLHENETLLEGMKRTGHQTVRFECQRGYCGSCKMRITAKTGDIKTIRKPIAMLDDDEVLACCCQATGSICVTYAQKSDQEQLSLFEDKQTNSRTNVWLVI, from the coding sequence ATGGGCTGGGTATTCACCGATGAAATGCGATTTTATCTGCACGAGAACGAAACCTTGTTGGAAGGCATGAAACGAACAGGGCATCAGACGGTGCGGTTTGAATGTCAGCGTGGCTATTGTGGTTCTTGTAAGATGCGTATCACGGCAAAGACAGGAGATATTAAGACCATTAGAAAACCCATTGCCATGCTTGATGATGATGAGGTGCTTGCTTGTTGCTGTCAAGCGACAGGCAGTATTTGTGTTACTTATGCCCAAAAATCCGATCAAGAACAACTAAGTTTATTTGAGGATAAGCAGACAAATAGTCGTACAAATGTATGGCTTGTGATTTGA
- the nrdB gene encoding class Ia ribonucleoside-diphosphate reductase subunit beta, translating into MQYSIFCQTKNDVLTEPMFFGQPVNVARYDQQKHPIFEQLIEKQLSFFWRPEEIDVSRDRIDFANLSVHEQHIFLSNLKYQTLLDSIQGRSPNVVLLPLVSIPELETWIETWSFSETIHSRSYTHIIRNVVNDPSVIFDDIMDNEHILARAEDIAKYYDELYELSNYYNMFGIGTHIINGKQVTVDFKDLKKKLYLCLMAVNVLEAIRFYVSFACSFAFAERKLMEGNAKIIKMIARDEALHLNGTQHMINLMQMGRDDPEMVEIAQECKDEAIAIFRTAAEQEKGWADYLFKDGSMIGLNKDILCQYIEFITNTRMASIGLPAIFEVKSNPIPWINAWLSSDNVQVAPQETEITTYLVGQIDSDLDDVDLDDFEL; encoded by the coding sequence ATGCAATATTCTATTTTTTGTCAAACGAAAAACGATGTTTTAACCGAGCCAATGTTTTTTGGGCAACCGGTGAATGTCGCCAGATATGACCAACAAAAACATCCAATTTTTGAACAGTTGATTGAAAAACAGTTGTCATTCTTTTGGCGACCAGAAGAGATTGATGTCAGCCGAGATCGCATTGATTTTGCTAATTTATCTGTACATGAACAACACATTTTCCTATCAAATCTAAAATACCAGACTTTGCTTGACAGCATACAGGGTCGCAGTCCTAATGTGGTGCTATTGCCTTTGGTGTCCATCCCTGAGCTTGAGACTTGGATTGAAACATGGTCATTTAGTGAGACAATTCACAGTCGCAGTTATACACACATCATTCGCAATGTGGTTAATGACCCATCAGTGATTTTTGATGACATCATGGATAATGAGCATATTCTTGCTCGTGCTGAAGATATTGCCAAATATTATGATGAGCTGTATGAGCTATCAAATTATTACAATATGTTTGGTATAGGTACGCACATCATCAATGGCAAGCAGGTAACGGTGGATTTTAAAGACCTTAAAAAGAAACTTTATCTGTGTTTGATGGCGGTAAATGTGTTAGAAGCCATTCGTTTCTATGTGTCATTTGCTTGTTCATTTGCCTTTGCAGAGCGAAAACTGATGGAGGGCAATGCTAAGATTATCAAGATGATTGCTCGTGATGAAGCACTACATCTAAATGGTACTCAGCACATGATTAACCTAATGCAGATGGGTCGTGATGACCCTGAGATGGTAGAGATTGCTCAAGAGTGTAAAGATGAAGCGATTGCTATTTTCCGTACTGCTGCCGAACAAGAAAAAGGCTGGGCGGACTATTTATTCAAAGACGGTTCGATGATTGGTCTGAACAAAGACATTCTATGCCAGTATATTGAGTTTATCACCAATACACGCATGGCATCAATCGGACTGCCTGCCATCTTTGAAGTCAAATCCAACCCAATTCCTTGGATTAACGCATGGCTATCATCAGATAATGTACAGGTTGCTCCGCAAGAGACTGAAATCACTACTTATTTGGTGGGTCAGATTGATTCGGATTTAGATGATGTTGATTTGGATGACTTTGAGCTATGA
- a CDS encoding tetratricopeptide repeat protein: protein MSFLNKLFKRNNHNDSIANVRKSINHDTQAEHDKAVALYDKATMHYQQGGHEQAAELLMAAAALGLADAQRSLGVMHCQGMGVRQDYEKGHELFMKSAEQGNIKAYHNLGVMYYHGFGVTQNYQTAFSWYEKAASSDYAESCHNIALMYEYGVGVPTNDDEAVKWHKKAGELGMVLSYLNLGNLYCVGRGVPQDYAEAMECFKKSAMGGIPEASYNLAVHYQRGEGITQDLAAAFDHFKEAAESDFAPAMHQLALCYLDGQGIKKDEQKGKEWLQKAATQDHEPSISLLNRLSADGK, encoded by the coding sequence ATGAGTTTTCTTAATAAGTTATTTAAAAGAAATAATCATAATGATTCCATCGCTAATGTCAGAAAGTCAATCAACCATGACACACAAGCAGAGCATGACAAGGCGGTGGCATTGTATGATAAAGCAACTATGCATTATCAGCAGGGCGGCCATGAGCAGGCGGCGGAACTGCTCATGGCTGCGGCGGCATTAGGCTTGGCGGACGCACAGCGTAGCTTGGGTGTCATGCACTGTCAGGGTATGGGTGTACGGCAGGACTATGAAAAGGGGCATGAGTTGTTCATGAAGTCTGCCGAACAGGGCAATATCAAGGCTTATCATAATTTGGGTGTGATGTATTATCATGGTTTTGGGGTAACGCAAAATTATCAAACAGCATTTTCTTGGTATGAAAAAGCTGCTAGCAGCGATTATGCTGAATCTTGTCATAATATCGCACTCATGTATGAGTATGGCGTTGGCGTACCAACCAATGATGATGAAGCGGTTAAGTGGCACAAAAAAGCAGGCGAACTTGGTATGGTGCTGTCTTATTTAAACTTGGGTAATTTGTACTGCGTGGGTCGTGGCGTTCCCCAAGATTATGCAGAAGCCATGGAGTGTTTTAAAAAATCAGCGATGGGCGGTATTCCAGAAGCCAGCTACAATTTGGCAGTACATTATCAGCGAGGCGAGGGTATTACTCAGGATTTGGCGGCAGCTTTTGATCATTTTAAAGAGGCGGCCGAGTCTGACTTTGCCCCTGCCATGCACCAATTGGCACTGTGTTACCTAGATGGTCAGGGTATAAAAAAAGATGAGCAAAAAGGAAAAGAATGGCTACAAAAGGCGGCGACCCAAGACCATGAACCATCCATTAGCTTATTAAACAGACTGTCTGCCGATGGTAAATAG
- a CDS encoding O-succinylhomoserine sulfhydrylase, translated as MTILDDNWQSDALDPSLGFFEQTLAVRGGYHRTDEGEHSEAIFATSSYVYASAKDAADHFNGNKKGNVYSRHTNPTVRAFERRLALLENGERCVATASGMGAILTMCLAYLQAGDHLLCAKQLFGSSVALFDTYFKGFGVEVSYVDCFDTDAWKGAIQPNTKVCYLESPSNPLAQIADITKIAKIAHENGALLIVDNCFGTPVIQKPLELGADIVIHSASKYIDGQGRVLGGALVGSETLMEKAFGVVRTGGISLSPFNAWVLLKGLETLSIRMKTHCENANRVAEFLNQHPKVAKVHFSGLSNHPSHEVAKRQHTALSGVGGGEIQGAFGAIIGFEVAGQHEAWHIIDSTRMISITNNLGDAKTTITHPATTTHFRMTPEQRLEAGVNDGLIRLSVGLESVEDIIKDLARGLDSL; from the coding sequence ATGACAATTTTGGATGATAATTGGCAATCTGATGCCCTAGACCCATCTTTAGGATTTTTTGAACAAACTTTGGCGGTAAGAGGTGGTTATCACCGTACGGACGAAGGTGAACATAGTGAGGCGATTTTTGCTACCAGTAGCTATGTCTATGCGTCTGCCAAAGATGCCGCCGACCATTTCAACGGTAACAAAAAGGGCAATGTGTATTCTCGCCATACCAACCCAACTGTGCGAGCCTTTGAACGCAGACTTGCTTTGTTAGAAAATGGCGAACGGTGTGTTGCGACTGCCAGTGGCATGGGGGCGATTTTGACAATGTGCCTTGCTTATCTTCAAGCAGGCGACCATTTATTGTGTGCCAAGCAATTGTTCGGTTCATCGGTGGCTTTGTTTGACACTTATTTTAAAGGCTTTGGTGTAGAGGTATCTTATGTGGATTGCTTTGATACTGACGCTTGGAAAGGTGCCATACAGCCTAATACTAAGGTTTGTTATCTTGAAAGCCCAAGCAATCCTTTGGCTCAGATTGCTGATATTACTAAGATTGCTAAAATCGCCCATGAAAATGGGGCATTGCTCATCGTGGATAACTGTTTTGGCACCCCAGTCATTCAAAAGCCTTTGGAGCTAGGGGCGGATATCGTCATTCATTCGGCATCTAAATACATAGATGGTCAAGGACGGGTTTTGGGAGGTGCATTGGTTGGTTCTGAGACACTCATGGAAAAAGCCTTTGGTGTGGTGCGTACTGGTGGCATAAGTTTATCTCCCTTTAATGCGTGGGTGTTACTAAAAGGTCTAGAAACCTTGTCCATTCGCATGAAAACCCACTGCGAGAATGCAAACCGTGTGGCGGAGTTTTTAAATCAACACCCAAAAGTAGCCAAGGTGCATTTTTCAGGACTTTCTAATCATCCTTCGCATGAAGTTGCCAAACGCCAGCATACGGCTTTAAGTGGCGTTGGAGGTGGCGAAATACAAGGAGCGTTTGGAGCGATTATTGGTTTTGAGGTGGCAGGTCAGCATGAAGCATGGCATATCATTGATAGCACAAGAATGATTAGTATCACCAATAACTTAGGCGATGCTAAGACCACCATTACCCATCCTGCCACCACTACTCATTTTCGCATGACTCCCGAGCAACGGCTGGAAGCAGGCGTGAATGATGGGCTGATACGCTTATCGGTAGGGCTTGAAAGTGTAGAGGATATTATCAAGGATTTGGCACGAGGATTAGACAGCCTGTAA
- a CDS encoding branched-chain amino acid transaminase has translation MNMATNPGKLWIDGTIVKQPDAKVHVLTHSLHYGLAVFEGVRAYQTPDGRTAIFRLHEHTERLLNSAKIFQLNVPYDHDTLVQAQKDVVRESGLSAAYIRPLIWVGSEKLGIAAKDNTIHAAVAAWHWGAYLGEDGIKNGIRAKTSSYTHHHPNVTMCKAKAAANYPVSILANQEATKAGYDEAILMDPLGYVCQGSGENLFLVKNGELHTPDLAGGALDGITRRTIIHFANDLGIKVIERRITRDEFYLADEIFMTGTAAEVTPIREYDDRVIGNGSRGEITEKLQTLYFDVVQGRNEQYKHWLSFVDE, from the coding sequence ATGAATATGGCAACCAACCCAGGTAAATTATGGATAGATGGTACGATTGTCAAGCAACCAGATGCGAAAGTCCATGTTTTGACGCACAGCCTGCATTATGGTTTGGCGGTGTTTGAAGGTGTGCGTGCTTATCAGACACCTGATGGGCGTACTGCGATTTTTCGCCTACATGAGCATACCGAAAGACTACTAAACTCCGCCAAAATCTTTCAGCTAAATGTGCCTTATGACCATGATACGCTAGTACAAGCCCAAAAAGATGTGGTTCGTGAAAGCGGTTTATCAGCAGCGTATATCCGTCCGTTGATTTGGGTGGGTTCTGAAAAATTGGGCATCGCAGCCAAAGACAATACCATTCATGCCGCTGTTGCTGCTTGGCATTGGGGTGCGTATTTGGGCGAAGATGGTATCAAAAATGGTATCCGTGCTAAAACTTCAAGTTATACGCATCATCATCCAAATGTTACCATGTGTAAAGCAAAAGCTGCCGCTAACTATCCTGTATCTATTTTAGCCAATCAAGAGGCGACCAAAGCTGGCTATGATGAAGCCATCTTGATGGACCCATTGGGCTATGTATGTCAAGGTTCTGGTGAAAATCTATTCTTAGTAAAAAATGGTGAGTTACACACACCTGATTTAGCAGGTGGTGCATTAGACGGTATTACTCGCCGTACGATTATCCATTTTGCCAATGATTTGGGTATTAAGGTAATAGAAAGACGCATTACTCGTGATGAGTTTTATTTAGCCGATGAAATTTTCATGACAGGCACGGCTGCTGAAGTTACGCCGATTCGTGAATATGATGACCGAGTGATTGGTAATGGCTCTCGTGGTGAAATCACCGAAAAACTACAAACGCTTTATTTTGATGTTGTGCAAGGTCGCAACGAGCAATACAAGCATTGGCTGTCATTTGTTGATGAATAA
- a CDS encoding threonine/serine ThrE exporter family protein, with product MPIVSESKPRRLPYISYEEQQRITRLCVRCALLFMQYGGESAVVVDLTKRLGVSLGVGGVECALSFNAVTLTTLYNGRCITTARNTIHQGINVSILVQIQQIVMYAESATKNETLIDEVEKQLNSIDRTTYPNALMSLFVGFSCACFAYLNGGNLVIATITLVAGFCTMRIRLYLSAHHFNPFVVVIITAFVATLLGASAYFLDLNGLVSLGDKADIAVAASVLLLVPSFPIINALSDILKGYINMGVGRWMFASMLTLSACVGIVIALILLQIPHWGL from the coding sequence ATGCCTATCGTTAGCGAAAGCAAGCCCCGCAGACTACCCTATATCAGCTATGAAGAACAACAACGCATCACCAGATTATGCGTACGATGTGCATTGCTATTCATGCAATACGGTGGAGAATCGGCGGTGGTGGTTGACTTAACAAAACGACTCGGCGTGTCTTTGGGTGTGGGTGGCGTGGAATGTGCTTTGTCTTTTAATGCCGTAACCTTAACCACGCTATACAATGGTCGCTGTATCACCACCGCCAGAAACACCATTCATCAAGGCATCAATGTTAGCATCTTGGTGCAGATTCAGCAGATTGTCATGTATGCCGAATCCGCCACCAAAAACGAAACTTTGATTGACGAAGTTGAAAAACAACTAAACAGCATTGACCGAACCACCTACCCCAATGCCCTGATGTCGCTTTTTGTAGGTTTTTCTTGTGCGTGCTTTGCTTATCTAAATGGTGGCAATCTGGTGATTGCTACCATTACTTTGGTGGCTGGATTTTGTACCATGCGGATACGCTTATACTTATCCGCTCATCATTTCAACCCTTTTGTTGTGGTCATCATCACCGCTTTTGTTGCCACGCTATTGGGAGCGTCGGCGTACTTTTTAGATTTAAATGGTTTGGTAAGTCTTGGCGATAAGGCTGATATTGCTGTTGCTGCCAGCGTGCTTTTGCTCGTACCAAGTTTCCCCATCATTAATGCCTTGTCGGATATTCTAAAAGGCTACATTAATATGGGTGTAGGCAGGTGGATGTTTGCCAGTATGTTGACCTTATCAGCGTGCGTTGGCATAGTGATTGCTTTAATTTTATTACAAATTCCACATTGGGGGCTATGA
- a CDS encoding threonine/serine exporter family protein produces MWLISDILLSCVITLGWCLMLTLPSRYIVYCLFMTVLGFGTKSLMVDFGIHLAVATFFGSMFASFAGVWFAQRFRLPPKALIVPSVICLMPGIAAYKAMVSMVQIGYFGFDMTLFITMMQYFFEAIFIISALVLGLSIPGILFYRRKPIV; encoded by the coding sequence ATGTGGCTCATTTCCGATATTTTGTTATCATGTGTTATCACGCTTGGCTGGTGCTTGATGCTTACCTTGCCCAGTCGTTATATTGTTTATTGCCTGTTCATGACTGTCCTAGGTTTTGGCACAAAAAGCCTAATGGTGGATTTTGGCATTCATTTGGCGGTGGCAACTTTCTTTGGTTCAATGTTTGCCAGTTTTGCAGGCGTGTGGTTTGCTCAACGATTTCGCCTACCGCCAAAGGCATTGATTGTGCCAAGTGTGATTTGTTTAATGCCTGGTATTGCCGCTTATAAAGCGATGGTAAGCATGGTACAAATCGGTTATTTTGGTTTTGATATGACGCTATTTATTACCATGATGCAGTATTTTTTTGAAGCAATTTTTATCATCTCAGCCTTAGTGCTTGGATTGTCCATTCCTGGCATTTTATTTTATCGCAGAAAACCCATTGTTTAG
- a CDS encoding efflux transporter outer membrane subunit, translated as MKTNNTIRLSALSALALAMTACSTIPKQVDTMVAKHNLAIDKSYQVLDAQTTSLAEAPSVAAMRWQDFYADDKLKSLIEMGLNNNKDLQKALLAIQSSRAQYQITTADGMPKLGVSGGVNRSANAADHNASSGYNVNLAMPGYEIDLWGKIANAKDAALHNYLATNSAKDAVQISLISSIAQSYVNLSYALAQRHLALETLKTREHSLDITNKRFAAGIDARSPSLQAEASLEAAKLAIYQADTGILQARNALQLLLGVPIPDELMPDMAVDNITTQSLFSAGLPSELLYYRPDVVQAEHLLKAAGANINVARAAYFPSISLTGNLGFSSASLSDLLKSTAFGWSVGPSINLPIFDAGIRRANYQMAEVAQKSALVSYEKAIQTAFKEVGDVLAARATLGRQLESQYKLQSNYQQTYKIAHARFRSGLDDYLSVLDAERSLFANQQNILNLELQKILSQIQLYQALGGGATLTVEQIAGIEKQRQIMRAMASAASVEQPQDEPVKVTKIIQVVQPAPNNDKVKPVTQQVDTP; from the coding sequence ATGAAAACTAATAACACAATTCGTCTGTCTGCACTATCTGCATTAGCACTTGCCATGACGGCGTGTAGCACCATTCCAAAGCAGGTGGATACGATGGTTGCTAAGCATAATTTGGCGATTGATAAGTCTTATCAAGTGCTAGACGCACAAACCACCAGTTTGGCAGAAGCACCAAGCGTAGCCGCCATGCGTTGGCAGGATTTTTATGCAGATGATAAACTAAAATCGTTAATTGAGATGGGTCTAAACAACAACAAAGACCTTCAAAAAGCCTTGCTAGCCATTCAAAGCTCTCGTGCTCAGTATCAAATCACCACCGCTGATGGTATGCCCAAGCTGGGGGTGTCAGGTGGGGTGAATCGTTCGGCAAATGCTGCCGACCACAATGCCAGTAGTGGCTATAATGTCAATCTTGCCATGCCAGGTTATGAGATTGACCTGTGGGGCAAGATTGCCAATGCTAAAGATGCGGCACTACATAATTATCTGGCGACCAATTCTGCCAAAGATGCAGTGCAGATTTCTTTGATTTCTAGTATTGCCCAAAGCTATGTTAATCTAAGTTATGCCTTAGCTCAGCGTCATCTTGCCCTAGAGACGCTAAAAACTCGTGAGCATTCACTAGATATTACCAATAAACGCTTTGCTGCAGGGATTGACGCTCGGTCCCCAAGCCTGCAAGCAGAGGCATCGCTAGAGGCAGCCAAACTTGCCATCTACCAAGCAGATACCGGCATTTTGCAAGCACGCAACGCCTTGCAGCTACTTTTGGGGGTGCCGATTCCTGATGAGTTGATGCCTGACATGGCGGTGGATAACATCACAACTCAATCGCTCTTTAGTGCAGGTCTGCCAAGCGAGCTTTTGTATTATCGTCCCGATGTGGTGCAAGCAGAGCATCTCCTAAAGGCAGCGGGAGCTAACATTAATGTCGCTCGTGCTGCTTATTTTCCTTCAATTAGTCTGACGGGCAATTTGGGATTTAGCTCAGCAAGCCTAAGTGATTTATTAAAATCAACTGCCTTTGGTTGGTCGGTTGGTCCATCAATCAACTTGCCGATTTTTGATGCAGGAATACGCCGTGCTAACTACCAGATGGCGGAAGTTGCCCAAAAAAGTGCATTGGTGTCTTATGAAAAAGCCATTCAGACTGCCTTTAAGGAGGTGGGCGATGTATTGGCAGCTCGTGCAACTTTAGGTAGGCAGTTAGAGTCGCAATATAAGCTACAAAGCAATTACCAACAAACTTACAAAATTGCTCATGCACGCTTTCGCTCGGGACTAGATGATTATCTAAGTGTGTTAGATGCTGAGCGTTCACTGTTTGCCAATCAGCAAAATATCTTAAACCTAGAATTGCAAAAAATTCTAAGTCAGATTCAACTGTATCAAGCCTTAGGTGGTGGTGCAACCTTGACAGTCGAACAGATTGCTGGCATTGAAAAACAGCGTCAAATCATGCGTGCAATGGCATCGGCCGCAAGTGTCGAACAACCACAAGACGAGCCTGTCAAGGTAACTAAAATCATACAAGTGGTACAACCTGCACCAAACAATGATAAGGTTAAGCCTGTTACACAACAGGTGGATACGCCTTAG